A genome region from Hippopotamus amphibius kiboko isolate mHipAmp2 chromosome 1, mHipAmp2.hap2, whole genome shotgun sequence includes the following:
- the LOC130859340 gene encoding T-cell surface glycoprotein CD1b-1-like, which produces MLLLPLLFLAVIFPGGDHEDAFQGPTSYHVIQISTFANSTWAQNQGSGWLDDLQILGWDSDSGTAIFLKPWSKGNFSEEEVTEMEDLFRAYFIEFTRRVQDYVSEFQLEYPFVIQGIAGCELHSGKSTGSFLRVALGGLDFMSVKNHSCAPAPEGGSRAQQFCALISQYHGIWGIIDTLLSETCPRYLLGVLDAGKAELQRQGKPEAWLSRGPSPGPGRELLVCHVSGFYPKPVWVMWMRGEQEQPGTQQGDVLPSADWTWYLQATLDVTAGEVAGLSCRVKHSSLGDQDIILYWGHPTFIGLIFLAIIVPSLVLLICLALWFLRRW; this is translated from the exons ATGCTGCTTCTGCCACTTCTATTTCTAGCAGTTATCTTCCCGGGTGGTGACCATGAGGATG CCTTCCAGGGGCCAACCTCTTACCATGTCATCCAGATTTCGACGTTTGCCAACAGCACCTGGGCACAAAATCAAGGCTCAGGCTGGTTGGATGATTTGCAGATTCTTGGCTGGGACAGTGACTCAGGCACTGCCATTTTCCTGAAGCCCTGGTCCAAGGGCAACTTCAGTGAAGAGGAGGTGACTGAGATGGAGGACCTGTTCCGAGCCTACTTCATTGAATTCACTCGGAGAGTGCAGGACTATGTCAGTGAATTCCAGTTGGAAT ATCCCTTTGTGATCCAGGGCATAGCAGGCTGTGAGCTGCATTCTGGGAAGTCCACAGGAAGCTTCCTGAGGGTAGCTTTAGGAGGACTGGATTTCATGAGTGTGAAGAATCACTCATGTGCACCTGCTCCGGAGGGTGGTAGCAGGGCACAGCAGTTCTGTGCACTCATCAGTCAGTACCACGGCATCTGGGGTATCATAGACACGCTCCTCTCAGAAACCTGTCCTCGATATCTCCTGGGTGTCCTCGATGCAGGAAAGGCAGAGCTGCAGAGGCAAG ggaAGCCCGAGGCCTGGTTGTCCAGGGGTCCCagtcctgggcctggccgtgagCTGCTGGTGTGCCACGTCTCAGGATTCTACCCGAAACCTGTCTGGGTGATGTGGATGAGGGGCGAGCAGGAGCAGCCTGGCACTCAGCAAGGTGATGTCCTGCCCAGTGCTGACTGGACTTGGTATCTCCAAGCAACGCTGGATGTTACTGCTGGGGAGGTGGCCGGCCTGAGTTGCCGAGTGAAGCACAGCAGTCTAGGAGACCAAGACATCATCCTCTACTGGG GACACCCCACCTTCATCGGCTTGATATTTTTGGCAATAATAGTGCCCTCCTTGGTCCTTTTGATATGTCTTGCATTATGGTTTTTGAGGCGCtggtga